One stretch of Acidobacteriota bacterium DNA includes these proteins:
- a CDS encoding HAMP domain-containing histidine kinase, translating to MEEGKKHSFFYDWGSVTTYASDLRSQEMVARARWFLKMRWYAILACAAGALVALLDKAPADLDPAAFLVVVAFLSATNLAYTLIGRNLFGNKGRERELQMLLAAEMMADFTALSYLNYVLGSIETPMAALFLAHIILSTLFFSRWRSLLITVAAWFYAVMPLVLEWAGVLPARTIFDGGFKALVNGSAEVTFGFVFATAGVFLFCWDIVGEITTSLKMREHQLEDAHRMLIRLDKEKTQATLMATHELKAPFAVIKSFVYTLRDGYCGPLPEKAQEVVQRIGERCDQLTTRITDIIHLSNLRTLVVQEMHMTPVNIVDIVADQAREGALIAKTRGVSVTNHAENAPPAYILGSVSHLQSLFSNLLRNAVFYTHKETGRVDIFVKPEGRKVAVTVKDNGIGIPRENLEKIFNDHFRSKNALSHYAYGSGLGLSLVKEVVVLHGASIEVESTVGSGSSFTVRFDIIDATEEKPNHGSHTGSR from the coding sequence GTGGAAGAGGGGAAAAAGCATTCTTTCTTTTACGACTGGGGTTCGGTGACCACCTACGCCTCCGACCTCCGGTCCCAGGAGATGGTGGCCCGCGCCCGGTGGTTCCTCAAAATGCGCTGGTACGCCATCCTGGCCTGCGCGGCCGGGGCGCTGGTGGCGCTCCTGGACAAGGCGCCGGCCGACCTCGACCCCGCCGCCTTCCTCGTCGTGGTGGCTTTCCTGTCGGCCACCAACCTGGCCTACACCCTCATCGGGCGCAACCTCTTCGGTAACAAGGGGCGGGAACGGGAGCTGCAGATGCTCCTGGCCGCCGAGATGATGGCCGATTTCACCGCCCTCAGCTACCTCAACTACGTCCTGGGGAGCATCGAGACTCCGATGGCGGCCCTGTTTCTGGCCCACATCATCCTGTCGACCCTCTTCTTCTCCCGCTGGCGCTCCCTCTTGATCACCGTCGCCGCGTGGTTCTACGCCGTCATGCCCCTGGTCCTGGAATGGGCCGGGGTCCTGCCGGCGCGGACGATCTTCGACGGCGGCTTCAAGGCTCTGGTCAACGGCAGCGCCGAGGTCACCTTCGGGTTCGTCTTCGCCACCGCCGGGGTGTTCCTCTTCTGCTGGGACATCGTCGGCGAGATCACCACCAGCCTGAAGATGCGGGAACACCAGCTCGAGGACGCGCACCGGATGCTGATCCGGCTGGACAAGGAAAAGACCCAGGCCACCCTGATGGCCACGCACGAACTGAAGGCCCCCTTCGCCGTCATCAAGAGCTTCGTCTACACCCTGAGGGACGGCTACTGCGGCCCCCTCCCCGAAAAGGCACAGGAGGTGGTGCAGCGGATCGGCGAGCGCTGCGACCAGCTGACCACGCGGATCACCGACATCATCCACCTCAGCAACCTCCGCACCCTGGTGGTGCAGGAGATGCACATGACACCCGTCAACATCGTGGACATCGTCGCGGACCAGGCCCGGGAGGGGGCGCTGATCGCGAAGACGCGGGGAGTGAGCGTGACCAACCACGCGGAGAACGCGCCTCCGGCCTACATCCTGGGATCGGTGTCGCACCTGCAGTCCCTCTTCTCCAACCTCCTCCGCAACGCCGTCTTCTACACGCACAAGGAGACGGGGCGCGTGGACATCTTCGTGAAACCGGAGGGGAGGAAGGTGGCGGTGACGGTGAAGGACAACGGGATCGGCATCCCCAGGGAAAACCTGGAAAAGATTTTCAACGACCATTTCCGCAGCAAAAACGCACTCTCCCACTACGCGTACGGCTCAGGCCTGGGGCTGTCGCTCGTCAAGGAGGTGGTGGTGCTGCACGGGGCCTCCATCGAGGTGGAAAGCACTGTTGGCAGCGGGAGCAGTTTCACGGTAAGATTCGATATTATTGACGCGACGGAGGAGAAACCGAATCATGGCTCACATACTGGTAGTCGATGA
- a CDS encoding response regulator, with protein MAHILVVDDDLDIVDNLKMVLEAHGHQVSTKTDTDAIVESAMELNPDLIILDIIFPEDPSAGFVAARELEKSEKVKDIPVLLLSAVNQRSKMSFGFSENDISRDFMPVEGFLEKPVEPAALLAKVGELLESV; from the coding sequence ATGGCTCACATACTGGTAGTCGATGACGATTTGGACATTGTGGATAATCTGAAGATGGTTCTCGAAGCCCATGGCCACCAAGTCTCCACCAAAACGGACACGGACGCCATCGTGGAAAGCGCGATGGAATTGAACCCGGACCTCATCATCCTGGACATCATCTTCCCGGAGGACCCGAGCGCCGGATTCGTCGCCGCCCGGGAACTGGAGAAAAGCGAGAAGGTCAAGGACATCCCCGTGCTGCTCCTGAGCGCGGTGAACCAGAGGAGCAAGATGTCCTTCGGGTTCTCGGAAAACGACATCAGCCGGGACTTCATGCCCGTGGAGGGCTTCCTCGAAAAACCGGTGGAGCCCGCCGCGTTGCTGGCCAAGGTCGGGGAACTTCTCGAAAGCGTATGA
- a CDS encoding polyprenol monophosphomannose synthase translates to MPREHAEKPLVVIPTYNERENIRSLIPEILGADERIHVLVVDDGSPDGTAGAVRELAAGTGSGRLSLSLRPGKMGLGTAYVHGFRWGLERGHDFLIQMDADWSHHPRYLPTMLRMAGEADFVIGSRYVQGGGTLHWGTGRRLLSRFGSFYARSILGVGIADFTGGFNGWSAGVLRGVGLDALRSNGYSFQIELKYRAHRRGFRHREFPIVFDERRGGKSKMSASIGMEAFYCVWELRLRG, encoded by the coding sequence ATGCCCAGAGAACATGCCGAAAAGCCGCTGGTCGTCATCCCGACCTACAACGAGCGCGAGAACATCCGGTCGCTGATCCCCGAAATCCTGGGGGCCGACGAGCGGATCCACGTGCTGGTCGTCGACGACGGGAGCCCGGACGGCACGGCCGGGGCGGTCCGGGAACTGGCGGCCGGGACCGGTTCCGGGCGGTTGTCGCTGAGCCTCCGCCCGGGGAAAATGGGCCTCGGCACCGCCTATGTCCACGGATTCCGATGGGGGCTGGAGCGCGGGCACGATTTCCTGATCCAGATGGACGCGGACTGGAGCCACCACCCCCGGTATCTTCCGACCATGCTCCGGATGGCCGGGGAGGCCGATTTCGTGATCGGGTCGCGTTACGTCCAGGGGGGAGGGACGCTGCACTGGGGGACGGGGCGCCGGCTCCTGTCCCGGTTCGGCAGCTTCTATGCCCGTTCGATCCTGGGCGTGGGGATCGCCGATTTCACGGGCGGATTCAACGGCTGGTCGGCCGGGGTGCTCCGCGGCGTGGGGCTGGACGCGCTCAGGAGCAACGGCTACAGCTTCCAGATCGAGCTGAAATACCGCGCCCACAGGAGGGGATTCCGGCACCGGGAGTTCCCCATCGTCTTCGACGAGCGCCGGGGGGGGAAAAGCAAGATGTCCGCCTCGATCGGGATGGAAGCGTTCTATTGCGTCTGGGAACTGCGGCTGCGGGGGTAG
- a CDS encoding peptidylprolyl isomerase: MMPIENGKKVSFHYTLTVEEEVLQSSEGAEPLSYTHGSGQIIPGLAAGMEGMNEGEKKTILVSSENAYGPVNPEAFNEVPKSALPGDLEIEEGMMLQARSPEGQSMPVRVAEIREDTVLMDMNHPLAGKDLKFDVKIVSVE, translated from the coding sequence ATCATGCCTATCGAGAACGGGAAGAAAGTATCGTTTCACTATACCTTGACGGTAGAGGAGGAAGTGCTCCAGTCGTCGGAAGGGGCCGAACCCCTGTCGTACACCCATGGATCGGGGCAGATCATCCCCGGCCTTGCGGCCGGGATGGAGGGGATGAACGAGGGGGAGAAAAAAACCATCCTCGTGTCGTCCGAAAACGCCTACGGCCCGGTAAATCCCGAGGCCTTCAACGAGGTGCCGAAGTCCGCCCTACCCGGGGACCTCGAGATCGAGGAGGGAATGATGCTTCAGGCCCGGAGCCCGGAAGGGCAGTCGATGCCCGTCCGCGTGGCCGAGATCAGGGAAGACACGGTCCTCATGGACATGAACCACCCCCTGGCCGGGAAAGACCTGAAGTTCGACGTGAAGATCGTCTCGGTGGAATAA
- a CDS encoding CPBP family intramembrane metalloprotease — MTKRNTLLFIELLVLLALPLLNLNLLYVALVLVISLTTRFLARETFSDYGFFRPKARAVLVAVGAGLLLGLAANLFLDPLLARLTGQEVDLGGYEKVKGSLAGFIGLLGLGWVVGGLFEEYFFRGYLFNRIRGFVRNEKVFRFAAIGITSAVFALAHGYQGITGVIGTFIFSIIMGGLFFSFRKNAWCMVLVHGCFDTVGITMLYLGLG, encoded by the coding sequence TTGACCAAAAGGAACACGCTCCTTTTCATCGAACTGCTCGTGCTCCTCGCCCTGCCGCTTCTGAACCTCAATCTCCTATACGTCGCCCTGGTGCTGGTCATCTCCCTGACGACCCGGTTCCTGGCCAGGGAAACCTTTTCCGATTACGGCTTTTTCAGGCCGAAGGCGCGCGCCGTTCTTGTGGCCGTCGGCGCCGGACTGCTCCTGGGACTGGCGGCCAACCTGTTCCTCGACCCCCTCCTGGCGAGGCTTACGGGGCAGGAGGTCGACCTCGGGGGCTACGAAAAGGTGAAGGGCAGCCTGGCCGGGTTTATCGGGCTTCTGGGCCTGGGGTGGGTGGTGGGGGGGCTGTTCGAGGAGTACTTCTTCCGCGGCTACCTCTTCAACCGGATCCGGGGTTTCGTCCGGAACGAAAAGGTCTTCCGCTTTGCCGCCATCGGGATCACCAGCGCTGTCTTCGCTCTTGCCCACGGATACCAGGGAATCACGGGCGTCATCGGGACGTTCATTTTTTCCATCATCATGGGGGGGCTGTTTTTTTCATTCCGGAAGAATGCATGGTGCATGGTACTCGTGCACGGATGCTTCGACACCGTCGGGATCACGATGCTGTACCTGGGCTTGGGTTGA
- a CDS encoding DUF4412 domain-containing protein, with product MRCRIDHRPALFCLLAVFLSTGAGRGGAAQGPSGDFTAQTRTTISGMGASDSTATEYFGGSAMRTRTEGGDDSIIRFDEKRILTLDHRAGTYSEVTFDQLRAMLDRAGEALEGHGEEMETVKKMMGLAEMSITVAEAGPGETIAGYPTAKYLLRGPMEIEIHAATDLRIPPAYYDMMKLRAPDNPLLDMRQLIDEMKKIDGLPLKTVTTMKMMNMEMKTTRVVTSIERGAIPPSVFEIPAGYRRVEADREE from the coding sequence ATGAGGTGTCGCATCGATCACCGTCCGGCCCTGTTCTGTCTTCTTGCCGTCTTCCTGTCCACCGGGGCGGGAAGAGGCGGCGCGGCGCAGGGGCCTTCGGGCGATTTCACGGCGCAGACCCGGACCACGATTTCCGGGATGGGGGCTTCCGACTCCACCGCCACCGAGTATTTCGGCGGCAGCGCCATGCGCACCCGCACCGAGGGGGGAGATGACAGCATCATCCGCTTCGACGAAAAGAGGATCCTCACTCTCGACCACCGCGCCGGGACCTACTCCGAGGTGACGTTCGATCAGCTCCGGGCGATGCTCGACCGGGCGGGGGAAGCGCTGGAGGGACACGGGGAGGAGATGGAGACGGTCAAAAAGATGATGGGGCTGGCGGAGATGTCCATCACCGTCGCCGAAGCGGGTCCGGGCGAAACGATCGCGGGATACCCGACCGCGAAATACCTCCTCCGGGGGCCGATGGAGATCGAAATCCACGCAGCGACGGATCTGCGGATCCCCCCGGCCTATTACGACATGATGAAGCTCCGGGCGCCGGACAACCCGCTGCTCGATATGAGGCAGCTGATCGATGAAATGAAGAAGATCGACGGCCTCCCGCTCAAGACCGTGACGACCATGAAGATGATGAACATGGAGATGAAGACCACCCGGGTGGTCACCTCGATCGAAAGGGGGGCGATCCCGCCCTCCGTTTTTGAAATACCCGCCGGCTACCGGCGCGTCGAGGCCGACCGGGAGGAGTGA
- the gcvT gene encoding glycine cleavage system aminomethyltransferase GcvT → MNQTPLHPCYAPLPGARMVDFAGWRLPLHFEGGILAEHRAVRGAAGLFDVSHMGRIRLRGPHAAAYVDWLATNSLPEAGSSGCRYSLLCAEDGGCIDDIVVCRPGEQSLDLTVNAASRARVLEWITGPNPWTRSGRALPAIEDVTSRTAQLALQGPASLEILAARCDADLAGLRNYHFLPGIRVAGIPALVSRTGYTGEDGFELFVDAPDAPALWRALLEAGAPLGLVPCGLGARDTLRFEAGMPLYGQELGLGINPLEAGLGRFVDLAKGDFSGKRALEAVARDGAARKRIGLEMIDAAVARTGHAVRRGEEEIGRITSGGKCPTVGIFGAMALVRRDAAEEPEYEIDIRGRWKRAGARPLPFYRRGTGPRTDEAAVSARGKGRRP, encoded by the coding sequence ATGAACCAGACACCGCTTCATCCATGCTACGCCCCCCTGCCAGGCGCCAGGATGGTGGATTTCGCCGGCTGGCGGCTCCCGCTCCACTTCGAAGGCGGGATCCTGGCCGAGCATAGGGCCGTCCGCGGCGCGGCCGGGCTTTTCGACGTTTCCCACATGGGACGGATCCGGCTGCGCGGCCCGCACGCCGCGGCCTACGTCGATTGGCTGGCCACCAACTCCCTGCCGGAAGCGGGTTCCAGCGGCTGCCGGTACTCGCTCCTGTGCGCCGAGGACGGGGGCTGCATCGACGACATCGTCGTCTGCAGGCCGGGAGAGCAGTCGCTGGACCTGACGGTCAACGCCGCGAGCCGCGCCCGCGTCCTCGAATGGATAACCGGGCCGAACCCCTGGACCCGCTCCGGCCGCGCCCTCCCCGCGATCGAGGACGTGACGTCCCGGACCGCGCAACTCGCGCTGCAGGGTCCGGCCTCGCTGGAGATCCTGGCCGCGCGCTGCGACGCGGACCTTGCGGGTCTTCGGAACTATCATTTTCTCCCCGGAATCCGCGTCGCGGGGATCCCCGCCCTGGTCTCGCGCACGGGGTACACCGGGGAGGACGGGTTCGAGCTGTTCGTCGACGCCCCCGACGCCCCCGCCCTGTGGCGCGCGCTCCTGGAGGCCGGGGCCCCTCTCGGCCTGGTTCCCTGCGGGCTCGGGGCCCGCGACACCCTCCGCTTCGAGGCCGGGATGCCCCTGTACGGCCAGGAACTCGGCCTCGGCATCAACCCCCTCGAAGCCGGGCTGGGACGCTTCGTCGACCTGGCCAAGGGGGATTTTTCCGGAAAGAGGGCGCTCGAGGCCGTGGCCCGGGACGGGGCGGCCCGAAAGCGGATCGGGCTCGAGATGATCGACGCCGCGGTGGCGCGGACCGGGCATGCCGTCCGGCGGGGGGAGGAGGAAATCGGACGAATCACGAGCGGGGGGAAATGCCCCACCGTCGGCATCTTCGGAGCCATGGCCCTGGTGCGCCGGGATGCAGCGGAAGAGCCGGAGTACGAGATCGACATCCGCGGCCGGTGGAAACGGGCCGGAGCGCGCCCCCTCCCCTTCTACCGCCGGGGGACGGGACCGCGGACCGACGAGGCGGCGGTCTCCGCCCGGGGAAAGGGGCGACGCCCATGA
- a CDS encoding aminomethyl-transferring glycine dehydrogenase subunit GcvPA produces MNTFAYLPHTPEDVARMLGVIGVESLEDLFSDIPPSLRASGAPDIPPGLCETALYREFERLRNAGRTCVSFLGAGCYDHLVPSIVPFVTGRTEFATSYTPYQAEASQGMLQAIYEYQTMITLLVGLPVSNASLYDGATAAAEACAMARSARKGARVIGVSPLVHPHALEVLETFFSDSGAEIARLPESEGATDWSGLGKIEGEELACVLVQSPNRYGIVEDLTGLAARLGKTGALLVVSANPMSLGVLKSPGEWGADIAVGNGQPFGLGQNFGGPGVGYIAAGRSLMRLMPGRIVGETVDSEGARAFVLTLQAREQHIRRERATSNICTNQALAALAVAAYLTVVGREGVRRIARQNVHKARYLAGRLTAETPARIAYDKPYFNEFVLDLPCPARKAADALLGEGVLAGVPLDEFGGGDPNRLLVAVTEKRTRAEMDRYVELIRRVIA; encoded by the coding sequence ATGAACACTTTCGCCTATCTCCCCCACACCCCCGAGGATGTCGCGCGCATGCTCGGCGTCATCGGGGTGGAGAGCCTCGAGGACCTCTTTTCCGACATCCCGCCCTCGCTGCGCGCCTCCGGGGCACCCGACATCCCCCCGGGGCTCTGCGAAACCGCGCTCTACCGGGAGTTCGAGCGCCTCAGGAACGCGGGCCGGACCTGCGTGTCCTTCCTCGGCGCCGGGTGTTACGACCACCTGGTCCCATCGATCGTCCCCTTCGTGACGGGACGGACCGAATTCGCCACCTCCTACACCCCCTACCAGGCGGAGGCGTCGCAGGGGATGCTTCAGGCGATCTACGAGTATCAGACCATGATCACGCTCCTCGTCGGCCTGCCGGTATCGAACGCCTCGCTCTACGACGGCGCCACGGCCGCGGCGGAAGCCTGCGCCATGGCGCGCAGCGCGCGCAAGGGGGCCCGCGTCATCGGGGTCTCGCCCCTCGTGCACCCCCACGCGCTCGAGGTCCTCGAAACCTTTTTCTCCGATTCCGGGGCCGAAATCGCGCGCCTCCCCGAATCGGAAGGGGCGACGGACTGGAGCGGGCTCGGGAAGATCGAGGGGGAGGAGCTGGCGTGCGTGCTGGTACAGAGCCCGAACCGGTACGGGATCGTGGAGGACCTGACCGGCCTCGCCGCCCGCCTCGGCAAGACCGGCGCGCTGCTGGTCGTCTCGGCGAACCCGATGTCGCTCGGCGTCCTGAAAAGCCCGGGGGAATGGGGGGCCGACATCGCCGTGGGGAACGGGCAGCCGTTCGGCCTCGGGCAGAATTTCGGGGGGCCCGGGGTCGGATACATCGCCGCGGGGAGGAGCCTGATGCGCCTCATGCCCGGAAGGATCGTGGGCGAGACCGTGGACAGCGAAGGGGCGAGGGCGTTCGTGCTCACCCTGCAGGCGCGCGAGCAGCACATCCGGCGCGAGCGCGCGACCTCCAACATCTGCACCAACCAGGCGCTGGCGGCGCTGGCGGTCGCCGCCTACCTGACCGTGGTCGGGCGGGAGGGAGTGCGGAGGATCGCCCGTCAGAACGTGCACAAGGCGCGCTACCTCGCCGGGCGCCTCACGGCGGAAACGCCCGCCCGGATCGCCTACGACAAGCCTTATTTCAACGAATTCGTCCTCGACCTCCCCTGCCCCGCGCGGAAGGCGGCCGACGCCCTGCTCGGGGAGGGGGTCCTGGCCGGGGTCCCGCTCGACGAATTCGGCGGCGGGGACCCGAACCGGCTGCTGGTGGCCGTGACCGAAAAGAGGACGCGGGCCGAAATGGACCGGTACGTAGAACTGATCCGAAGGGTGATCGCATGA
- a CDS encoding aminomethyl-transferring glycine dehydrogenase subunit GcvPB, producing MTEPLVFEQSRPGRTGYRTPECDVPETDLGTLFPRALLRETPAPLPEVSEPAAVRHYTRLSHRNHAVDLGFYPLGSCTMKYNPKINDEVASWFRDVHPLQPAPTIQGILEILHRTIGSLCAITGMKAGTLQPFAGAHGEFTGMKLFRAWFGKRGEAGRRVLLVPDSAHGTNPASARIAGFDLRVVPSSGGIVTLDAIRPWLNAELAGIMMTNPNTLGLFERQVLEVSRAVHAAGGLLYYDGANLNAIVGTARPGDMGFDVVHLNLHKTFSTPHGGGGPGAGPILVGPALEPFLPAPVIVRDAAGYRFAPAGPDSIGRVSGFHGNIGVILRAFAYILSMGSDGLGEVSRLAVLNANYLRARLRGLLTLPYEALCKHECVFSAKELKERTGVSALDLAKRMLDFGIYAPTVYFPTIVSEAVMIEPTETESPETLDRFVEILERICREAEEQPDLLRSAPHTTPIRRADEVRAARQPRLAWEPPAGARPPEGGN from the coding sequence ATGACCGAACCACTGGTTTTCGAGCAATCGCGCCCGGGCCGGACGGGCTACCGCACCCCGGAGTGCGACGTCCCCGAGACCGACCTCGGGACCCTGTTCCCGCGGGCGCTGCTGCGGGAAACGCCCGCCCCCCTCCCCGAGGTCTCGGAGCCCGCCGCCGTCCGCCACTACACCCGGCTCTCGCACCGCAACCACGCGGTCGACCTCGGCTTCTACCCCCTGGGATCGTGCACGATGAAGTACAATCCCAAGATCAACGACGAGGTCGCCTCCTGGTTCCGGGACGTCCACCCGCTGCAGCCGGCTCCCACCATCCAGGGGATCCTCGAGATCCTCCACCGCACGATCGGGAGCCTCTGCGCCATCACCGGGATGAAGGCCGGGACGCTCCAGCCCTTCGCGGGGGCCCACGGGGAGTTCACCGGGATGAAGCTGTTCCGGGCCTGGTTTGGCAAGCGCGGGGAAGCGGGGCGCCGCGTGCTGCTCGTCCCCGATTCGGCCCACGGCACCAACCCGGCCTCGGCCCGCATCGCCGGCTTCGACCTCCGCGTCGTCCCCAGTTCCGGGGGGATCGTCACGCTCGACGCCATCCGCCCCTGGCTCAACGCCGAACTGGCCGGCATCATGATGACCAACCCCAACACCCTGGGGCTCTTCGAACGCCAGGTGCTGGAGGTCTCCCGGGCCGTGCACGCGGCGGGGGGCCTCCTCTACTACGACGGCGCGAACCTGAACGCCATCGTCGGCACGGCGCGCCCCGGGGACATGGGCTTCGACGTCGTGCACCTCAACCTGCACAAGACCTTTTCCACCCCCCACGGCGGCGGAGGCCCCGGAGCGGGGCCGATCCTGGTCGGCCCCGCGCTCGAACCGTTCCTCCCCGCCCCGGTGATCGTGCGCGACGCGGCCGGCTACCGCTTCGCGCCGGCGGGCCCCGACTCGATCGGGCGGGTCTCCGGCTTTCACGGAAACATCGGCGTCATCCTGCGGGCCTTCGCCTACATCCTTTCCATGGGTTCGGACGGCCTGGGCGAGGTGTCCCGGCTGGCCGTGCTCAACGCGAACTACCTCAGGGCGCGCCTGCGGGGCCTGCTGACACTCCCCTACGAGGCGCTGTGCAAACACGAATGCGTCTTCTCGGCAAAGGAGCTGAAGGAGAGGACCGGGGTGTCGGCCCTCGACCTGGCCAAGCGGATGCTCGATTTCGGGATCTACGCCCCGACCGTCTATTTTCCGACCATCGTCTCCGAGGCGGTCATGATCGAGCCGACCGAGACCGAATCTCCCGAAACGCTCGACCGCTTCGTGGAGATCCTCGAACGGATCTGCCGGGAAGCGGAGGAACAGCCCGATCTGCTGCGCTCGGCCCCGCACACCACCCCCATACGGCGCGCCGACGAGGTGCGGGCCGCGCGCCAGCCGCGCCTCGCCTGGGAGCCGCCGGCCGGGGCAAGGCCGCCCGAAGGAGGAAACTGA
- a CDS encoding phage holin family protein — MVRMLIHWVLMALAVGITAWIIPGFEISGVLAALVAAVIIGFINATVGLLLKIVTFPLTVVTLGLFWLLINALMLKLASALVPGFHIRGFAAAFFGAIVLSLVNMLLKKLLRPERIKPR; from the coding sequence ATGGTTCGTATGCTGATTCACTGGGTCCTCATGGCCCTCGCCGTGGGGATCACGGCATGGATCATCCCCGGGTTCGAAATAAGCGGAGTCCTCGCGGCCTTGGTCGCGGCCGTCATCATCGGATTCATCAACGCCACGGTGGGGCTGCTGCTGAAGATCGTCACCTTTCCGCTGACGGTCGTCACCCTGGGGCTGTTCTGGCTGCTGATCAACGCGCTGATGCTGAAGCTCGCCTCCGCCCTGGTCCCCGGTTTCCACATCCGCGGCTTCGCGGCCGCCTTCTTCGGCGCCATCGTGCTCAGCCTGGTCAACATGCTGCTGAAGAAGCTCCTGCGGCCGGAGCGGATCAAGCCCCGGTAG
- a CDS encoding type 1 glutamine amidotransferase: protein MKAHVLQHVPFEGPGSIAGWLGERGADIGRTRLFAGDPLPDPASVDLLVVMGGPMSVNDEGRHPWLAGEKRSIREAAERGVAVLGICLGAQLIAAALGARVFPNPVKEIGWFPVRAVPAPAGSLGLPAACEAFHWHGETFDLPPGSVHLAESDACRNQAFQFGRRVIGLQFHLETTEESARGLVEHCRDELVPGPFVQGEEQLLSAPASRYREINEVMARVLSWLTGGGAAPTGA from the coding sequence ATGAAGGCGCACGTCCTGCAGCATGTTCCGTTCGAAGGTCCCGGCAGCATCGCCGGGTGGCTCGGGGAGAGGGGGGCCGACATCGGCCGCACCCGCCTGTTCGCGGGGGATCCCCTGCCCGATCCCGCGTCGGTCGATCTCCTCGTCGTCATGGGCGGGCCGATGAGCGTCAACGACGAGGGGCGGCACCCCTGGCTCGCCGGGGAGAAGCGCTCCATCCGGGAAGCGGCGGAGCGGGGGGTCGCGGTCCTGGGGATCTGCCTGGGGGCCCAGCTGATCGCCGCCGCCCTGGGGGCGCGCGTCTTCCCGAACCCGGTCAAGGAGATCGGCTGGTTCCCCGTGCGCGCGGTCCCGGCCCCCGCGGGGAGCCTGGGGCTGCCCGCGGCGTGCGAGGCCTTTCACTGGCACGGGGAAACCTTCGACCTCCCCCCGGGGTCCGTGCACCTGGCGGAAAGCGACGCGTGCCGCAACCAGGCCTTCCAGTTCGGGCGCCGCGTGATCGGGCTGCAGTTCCACCTCGAGACCACCGAGGAGAGCGCCCGGGGCCTCGTCGAGCACTGCCGGGACGAGCTGGTTCCCGGTCCCTTCGTCCAGGGCGAGGAGCAGCTCCTGTCCGCCCCCGCTTCCCGCTACCGGGAGATCAACGAGGTCATGGCCAGGGTGCTCTCCTGGCTGACCGGCGGCGGAGCCGCCCCTACCGGGGCTTGA